The Pomacea canaliculata isolate SZHN2017 linkage group LG14, ASM307304v1, whole genome shotgun sequence genomic sequence CTCCGCTATCGTTCTCGCTTAATTAGGGCCAAATCTCCATTAGATCACGAACGTGTATAGGTTCGTTATTAgataaaagcattttcttgccaGACCAACCAGCCTGTGAGATAGGATGACTAGAACATATCACCACTTTGCTCGTCATTCGTTTAGacatcagttttgtttcaagaaaaatggTATATTTGTatctctttttttaaccttctcCAAACTCCCAACTATGCAGTAACCTTAGATGTACACTTCTTCAGCTGATGAATTCAAACACATGCTCATACCATATTCAGCAGGGCAAAGCACAATTTCCATAACTTCCCTCCTTTGCTGTGGTTGTTTATGTCTAGAATGATATAGTTAATAGGCCCCTCTGTGTCTTGCCCTGGTAAGTCAGATTTGTTGGTGTGATTCAACCATTAGCTGTTTTTACTCTAGCCTGTCAAACCAAACCAGATACATGTATCTGAAAACGAGCATTTCTGACACCATATCCAAGTTGTTAGCAGCAATGATACCACATTACCTCCATTGTCAGAGGCCATTCTTGAAACATCCAGACAATCAGATCAACACTACCAGTCTGGAATCAGATGTCACCACCCCTAAACATTTCATCACCAAGCtgaagaataaatttaaaaaataagctctGATAATCAGATTGTCTTTCCTAGATTTTTGAAATTGTAAGTCGCAAACCATACAGTCTGTTATCAGGTTTCATTTTCTTagctttgttttaaacatttaaaatctaATGTGGCTTCTGTCTGTTGAGCTTTCGCAGAAAGGTAGCTAGCTGCACAAAGATAGATGTCAACATTATCAACTATCAAAGATCGCTAGTAAAATCACTAgcataaaaaaaaccagcacTTGATAACATTTTCCATGTTTTCGCTAGACACCTATTGGATTTTAGGCATCTGTATCTATATATGCAGACTAGTCTGTTTGTCCAGACATGCTTTCAATTTAGAAACCAAActcaaaaacacaaattttccATCATTAAATTTATTAGATAAATAAAGATCAACTTCTTTTAACTTTCtcacattcaaatatttttactcaAAGTTTCCTATtcaaaaaatttacaaaataagtttgttttataaatattgcaGTATGTAcacatgaaagcaaaaaaataatctgaaagacagcagtttgattTCTCTTAAGTGGAGCTACAGCTAGAGCTCAACAATTTAGACTGTATATTAAATGATTGTTCAAGAATGTTTAGTCACAGAGCGGTAACTATAGACAAGCTTTAGTAACTGGACTCAAAATGGCATTTGTATTACcacctgaaataaaatgcttctaattgtgaaaatgttttaaaagtgaaGGCCATAATATATAAGCTCCAAAATCCAggtaaaaataagtttttcaaaatatttgaaagaaaactgaTGATTACCTCTTGATAtgcaaaaagtataaaagtatcAATTGTGTAACTGTTCAAGAAAACTTGAGTTTGTTATACTGTTCCACAATTTAATCATTATATAATATTACAGAAACAAGTGATTATGCAGtatattaaaatgcatttaacaaGCCTGTGGAAGGGAagtgcactgtgtgtgtgttttgtacatatttgtaaAGGTAAAAGCTGGATTGGCAGTGAATGTAAAGGTGGAATTAAAACTTTCTCCTTCCAACGTAAATTCACATCCCCAATATATCAAATACTAATTCCTTCACAGATGTTGCATGGTGAGTTAATCCAGCCACAGGTCTGAGCAGGTCTACAACAAGAGACCTGCTCTGCAGTCAAGCacactaaccaccaggctatactgcctctcctcttcttcattGTCCTCTGGCAAGTTTGATATTTATGTGGAGAGATGGAGACAGCAGGTGATGACGTGTGAAAATTTGATGACAGGCCATGTAACTCCCTTGATCCAGCCTCTGTCCTTTTGCTCTGTTGCCAAATCATCTTCAAGTGTATGTGCTCAGTGCTATATGGTTGACTGGCAACCTGGTCAAGTGGTTGAACCATTTGACTCTTTGCTGTTGGATATGCTGGTGGACTGACAATGCATGCCATTGATGTTGAATTACAAAATGCCTGATGTTCCACTGATCTCTGATTTTTCTGTGCCAATTTGTATGTAGGACTTGCATACCATAATAAGACAATTCATGTGCTCCTGCAGCTTCTGTGTATCTTCATTCTCcaataacatatatatatttttacatctaGACtgaaaaaacagcaacagaatcATGATTGTGCaatgttttgattaaaaaagtGACATCTGGGGATTTTAAAAGCTGGTAAAGACATGATCCGCCATTCGCCACGGGATAAGGGAGGTGATTGGTCACCTTTAATGACTAGACAACATCCTGAGGGCCAGAGCaactttttaaatgtgaaaaacaagaATGCCTTCCCTGTGTTCTGCCAACAAACTGGCAGTtttgaaatctttaaaataatctataaaatattataaagtcTGTACAAACCTAGAACAAATACTGATTTTAACAGAACTCGATAAAGCCAGAAAATAGCTCTGTGAATACATTTGAAATGCCAAACCAAGCCCTTCTaagcaaatgaaatatttatgaagtAGTTTGACATTTTTAACCACATTGTCTGCTTAGcttaaaaaaagcatgtttaaGATCTTTATTGTAACATTATGAACAAAACTGGCTATATTAATGCCAAAAATTTGGGACTCTGTATCAAATAAACATCCCCCTTCCAAcattctcatacacacacactctttctcacttTCACGAAAGTTCATATGGAAGAGGACAACaaagatgttttcaaaattatgcTGTGCTGCATCTGTAACAAGCTATACATCTTGTTATAAAACATAGGATagtgtacaattttttttttattgcacatATCTTTTAAGGTTTGGTGGGTGCAGTATTTCATCTGTGACAGGAACAAGCAAATATCTGCTGAATTACCGCCTTTCCCATCAGCAGGCAGAAGATTGACAGTCTTTGTGGTAATTACATTCTCTGTAACTTCCACAGTGTATCTAATCAGCATAGCTGCAACATGTTTCAGCTAATTCAATAAATGTCCCAGCAAcagccaaaaaaacaaaaaaaaaaagtgctgtgCTGTGCTGCATACATTTTCTGAAACTCAAGCCGAGTATTACATCAAAATCATTTGTTAATATCATCatacatttttgtcatcaccaGGACACCACCTGTGGCACACATGTGATATATAGCTCTTGTACACAGCaatgatatatttatatctgataGTCTGATTATATATCAAGTCCATCTGGATTTTTGACATTAAATGTTGTAGTCAACAGGAAACCTGAGACAGAAAAGGGTTTCACATATCTGTGTAATTAAGTTAAATGTTCGAACACTAAAAAGATAATGAACATGATTTGATGAGATATAGTCAATAAATATTGTTCAATGAACCCTTTCCTTTACTTtaacatcaataataataatagcaaattaaacatttaaaatgcctcgtatacatttaaataaataacagcaataaacaAATTCAATATACATAGGTTTCAAAGTTTGTTAAAGTAAATTTGCTAAATATGTAATGGttacatttttcaaacacaagAATTTTTAACACCAACATCTCGAAGAGGTCAACATACAATTCTAAACTCTCTCCTCTTAGCGGTATGACCAATTTAACTTGACTTTGAGTAAAGAAAGTAACAGTAGCAAACAAAAACTCACTCATAAATGAAAATCCAGCAACCATGTAGAACAGGCCAAACCAGCCAATCTGATCTTTTAGCTGTGAAGTTAATAAGGCACCAGTGGCATTTGAAATGATCTGTAATCAGTGATAAGTTTCTGACATCAGTTTGATATTGGAATCATTTGGCATCTGAAATATATCAAAAGCACCTAATATGAAGAGATAATATATAGACTATatttgttgggggttttttttttttggtgacacAGACGATTGATTCATCATCAGTAGCCCCTCTCAAGTTAGCAGGGACTAAACTTGACTCAGAAGAGTTGACAATAAAACCTTATCCAGAAAAGCTGGGGATATAAATCAATTCAGACAAAGCAGGTTATACCAGCTAGTTAGAAACCATAAATACATCCACAAAcatctataattataaaaatcagtagttgaaaaaaaaaatccaaatatcACCAAGCACCTCTTCCTTAATATgcattactcctaacagcaGTCatcacaatgctagtcctttttcacaccctccCCTCTTTCCACTTACTGTTACTTCTCTGCTCATCATCTTTTTCAAAATCACAATACCCTCAGTCCTTACTACTTGGATCCTCTttacgttttttgtttttgtttttgtatttgttttgtatttcatcatcagtactgtagtttatccttccatcattcatatgttgtttgcttgttcctATGTCCCTCATAAGTTGCACGactcatttttgttcttaagaaAAACATGCTCCTCAAAATTGTGAGTATGtgcttatatttattattaaacttaCAAAGTGATTATGGCAAACATCCAAGCACATGCATTTCTCATAGTTGTCCTTTCTAATAAACACACCTGTGATGTGAAAACTATCCCATAGTTCATACTATAGTACTTGGGACCAAATGCTCGAGCTGTAGCAGTAGGCAGGAGTGAGTAGGTTCCAGAAAATCCAAAGAAGAGCAGACACACCCAAATGAAGAACATGGCCTCTGCACCCAGCTTGGTCAAGCCAAACGTCAGCATCAGTGATGTGAAGGTGCAGCTCATGCAAAGCATAGCCACctgtccaaaataaaaaaaattcttatatgATGCAATCCCAAACAAGCCTCAAATATGGGACGTTTCACTCCACTGATAAATGCAGTAACTACCAGGGGCCATAGCTACAAAGGAATCACTACCCCAGGGCAAAGCGCAGAAATATAGGTGTCCCTATAACTTTTTTTGCCACTGCTTTCTGACTACAACTTCAAAGGTAAAACAATGTCTGCACACACAATTTCCTGGAAAAAAGATGGACATACTCATGAAGTATTATGTAATGTCTGCTGATATGTAATGTCTTTCCACTAAGTACTATCCCCAAATCACTATCTTAACTCCTTTtacaatactgtctgtcatgttagtcatcatgtaatgactccatcttacacgAAAAAAATGATCCTACGAACAGCATTTTCAATGCCTTAGCCTCCATGCTAAACCTAACACAAACTAGCCTTTTAAATAACACCAATCCAAACCCTTACTCTAATCCCACCCATTTGCCCCAAGTGTTTACATAAAGTGCatgaattctctctctcacatatacacacacacaaacccacctTGAAACTGAATCTGTCAGCAACAGCACCCCAAATAATGCGACCACCTCCATTGCATACTGCTGCAAAAGCTCCTACCCATGCCATATAGGAATCATTTCTTATAAATGTTTGTCCATATGCCTAGAACAAGAATACATTAAATTCCAGTTTGTGAGTTTAACAGCCATCctagaaaaacacaaagaaaattgtgatcttttgtaaaagtatcttttcttcttttactttaaaaataagaacCAACAGTTAGCAAATGCATTCCAGTGTTGCTTAATGATGgagataaattttatttttgtacagatATCAAAGTGTACATCTGTAATCAAACACTGACCAAAATGTCCTTATGTGGCACTGTCTGTGATCAGCATTGTTTATGTggatttataatttataatttataaagatttataatGCAGTGCATGACTGCAATATATTTAGCAAAGAAAATTGGTAATCATCAGGACAACAATACTAATACCCAAGGAATGCTTTGTAAAAGATCTGCCAGTGCAGAGATTAACAGATTCAGGAAGCATAGTAACTCACAAAATGTTCCCAGTTTTATCTTCCCATCATAATATCACTAGCAAAATCAAATGAAACATCAActtacaaaacagaaataataaggTTTTTAAGTAGGATTTTTATTGTGACTGAGTGTGAAAGTATGCCATCTTGTGTACATTTGCATTGTTCTGATGCATTTATAAAGAATCACTACCTCCTCCTCCAAAAAAGAAGCTTTGGGGTTATTCACCTTATACAGGGATGATATAAAGACGACTCCTTGTCCATTCAATAGCATGATGAACCACAAGGTATAGAATGCTCTTGTCTTTAACATTCTTTGAGGAGGCATACTTTCTGTCTCTTCATCTTGTATAGTCCTGTACATACAGAAAATACTGGTCATAATTTTCATTGTCACAAGAAATCATCTGTGATGTTCTACTTTGCAGAAAGCCTTTTTGTCATcacaaaataactgaaatacaTATTCGTACACAGTGTCATCTACCTTAAACACCAAagattaattttcaaaaatatctaTTTACGGCTCATAACTTGTCAATGTCTGGTTTTCAGGGATGATGATCAAAGATACCTGGATGATATCccactgtcattgtcactgttgcTGCCAACAGAGGCTGTATCCTCAGTGTGATCATTGCTGTGTTTGGAGTCACCTGGACTGCTGGTATCTTGTACTCCTACTGTTGCTGGCTGATTCTGTTCCCAGCATAAAAAGCAATAGAAATATCAAAGCATGAAATGGTCAATAATTAATCATGGTACAAAGGTTGGGATTCTCTCTTTTACTGAAGTGGGATAAAAATTCAGTATAATCTAGCACTTTTGTCTGACACTGCATGTCTTGCAATTGAAAGCAAATGAAATTTGCAGGCACTCAGTTTTAatgatgtataattatataagcAGCTtcaatacacatgcatgcacatagacatacacacacagagccatgcatgcacaaacactgAGCATCATTATCATTCTTTACCATCACTACTTTATCTCTCATTTACCTGAGAGAaccaaaattatttcaaaaaggGAATAGCCAAATAGCATCTGAATCTGCAGGTATGCTCCTTTGATGCCCATATCGCAGACCCAGCTGTTGGGAATGAAGCTGGTGAATGTAAAGCAGCAAGAGGGACAGGAGATGTACATTGATCACCCTCACAgaaaaagctggccccaagaaaagtgtggtctctaagACCTCAGTccccaacaaccaaaaaagGTTGACACTTTTGGGGAATAATAGTGAGTTATCTTTCACTGCTCATACAAATTATATATCCATCACCCATTGCTAAATAGCGCATATAGCTATAGGTAGTATGATAAATATAACTACCTACagtaaattaaatgttaaacattttgactaaaagaagaagcaaaataaatatttttcataattttcttacaCAGTAAAATTCCCACTAAGCAGACAACTAGCtaactgatattttttacaGGATTAGTCTCGTATACATTTGAATGACTCAGAAGCTTTGTACTCATACATAAAGCAAATAGCATTAAGACATCCCTGAGCAGAGTGTTTtcctgttattaaaaaaaagcaagcctTGTTAAAGTTAGAGCAAAATTTCCAGAACACACAGGCTTAAAtagtgaaaacttttttctaaatgttttctcaaaatttcattttatggTTTCCTAGCTTTGATTAAGAAAACCCTAGAGATCTgcacagaaatgaaaaagaagtatATATTGCAGATATTTCATTCAAAAGCTTGTATTTGGCATTATCAATCGACAAAACAGATCCATGCAGAAGTGGGGTAAAATACCTGATTATTTGGTTGAAGCAAAATGTATGAGCTCTCCAGCTGGAAAGGTACATATTTCATAGCAAAACATTTAGGTATAATGCTTCTGAACAAGTTTATTAAATTACAGAATGTTGTCATAATGCTATTTCAAAACTATGGCTGAATGCTGCAGAAATGATCTAAAAAATTAGtgtgaaatttgaaaaaaaaaggtaatacAAATCACAATGTAAGCTAGTGTAGGTCTGTAGACATTTCTCTCTGTACACACTGTGAAACAGGAAAGTTTTCTCTATCTGTGCATGTCCACAAGTACTTATGTTTTCCTATGACACGTCACTTGAGTAAAATATTGGATATTTGTATGCACACTTCAATTCTTACTGGGAATAGGATTATTAGCATTGTAGTGATGAGATGCTCTTCTACTTTTAAGAGAATGGAGGGAGGGGAACACCtgtaaattaaaatagaaaaatcctCTAGGCTCATACCAAACTGTGACATCTGACTGTGATGAGAATGTCACTATTTAAGTTTGTCATATTTCTACAAAGCAAATCTTTGCATCGTTGTTCTatgaaaagcagttaaaaactaATGAATGATGCAACTCACATAATCTGGAGGAGGATTTGAAAGGAGCAAAAACTCCTAGCAACTGCATTGCAGCATAGCAGCCTCCTAGCAAGAGGAAAATAGTGGGGACCCTCTCTAGCACATCCTCTTGAGAAAAATACCTGCACAGTTCCACAAAGGTACATATCTGATAATATGTTGTATATACAGTTTTATTCATTAGAAACCTGAACCTGTCTGAAATAATGAACCTTTCAAATGAGTAAGCTATACACTTTAATCTCTGTCCTGTATGTTATGTGTTCAATCACTGCTGAAACTttcatttattcacttttatttctttaattttgttcgtccttgtcttgctgctctttgtCATtctacaagaaagaaaaaaataaaaacaaatatgccacacaatttttttcaagttttaatcTGATTACTAACTTCCCAGTGGAGCTTACTTTTCTCCAGCAATAGTTTCATTGGGTGCCTTGTTGTCTGGGTTAATAAAAGCTGTCTGAACCTGGTCAAAAATAAATGCTCCGGCTCCAAATCCAGCCACGACACACCCACTGACAAGCCCCTTTTTCTTTGGCAGCCACTGTGATGAAAAAAGCTACAAATATAACACCAATGTAATATATAGAAGGGAAGCAGATGAGTCATTTGAACCCTGGGACCCAAGAGAGGCATACATGCTGGTGGACTTTGATGCTCATGTGGTATGCATTCTTACCACCAGATGACCAAGCTGTTGAGTGCATACCTGATCCCTAAGATTGTTGGGGAAGGAAAGGCACTGAACCAACACGTCTTTCCCTGATGGCTATGTATGGGTGGGCTAGTTGCACaagaacacaataaaaattatatacttttattcagagtttcacttgGCACCTGGCCTGccttctctccactctcacttccaaatcaAAAACTCTCCTTCAACTTTAAAGCCATGCTACTTATTATATCCCTCTGGAACATTCCGGCAACCATCCCCCACTTTTCCCACGGCCTGATTATACAGCTCAACCTTTCCCTGCTCCCCATGATGGCAGTGGTCACCCCCATCCCaaactgtctggtcatggccttccaAAGTGGGTCAGGTGACTTCATAACTTCGGGTTAACAATAGATTTAGGGTTAGCCAGTAGCCACTGGTGggacagttcaaggctggctattaggTACACAGCaggcgtgagaaagggacagtcctgaaataacttagtacactactagagtgctacaaggGCACTGTCTTTAGATGAGGTATTTAATGCCTTAATCCCCAAACAACCAAAACTATCTTTAATACCTTTGAAAGGACtacctttatatttttaaaactataaattatataaataaaaaacatatacataaagCAGATTGTACTAGCATTACCATCATGAAAGCTTATTTTGTGTACTGCTATAGAAGATGCTGCTACTTCTGTCTAAGAATTTTTGTGAGAGCTAAAAAATAACTATCATCTCCTCTGCCATTGTGTAATTTATCAAACATCTTATGCTGGCACTACTTTTCTAGCTAAAACTTATACAAAACATTACATTTGCTtagaaattttttgttaaaacaccaaacattgttgttgttttgggggcTGTAAAGATACCAATATATATTTTGCAGCCATAGCTCTCATTTTATCAAAATGGtcacacaaatattaaaatctgtACCCTCATTCCGCAGGCTATGGGAACAGCATATGCCACACCAATTCCAAGGCCAAACATAAGGCCATAGGTCACCACAGCTGCCTCAAAAGAATACTGCACTGTGAAGTATGTCAGAAGCACCCCTAAACTGCAACAGAAAATCTAAGTGATACTTGACAGATGGCAGCAGTACAAACCAATTTTcatacataaatgtatattaaatgtttctgtataaaaaaaaattcactgtgataaaacaataaatgaaaggaCAAAGCGTTACATAATTTCACCAtccacattttcaaaaataaattctgtgCAAGAACTTCAATTCTTTGTCCTCAACTGCAtccctgtttttgttttgtttgtttttttttggtggggaagGATAGTGTGCAGGATTATTGGGAGCAATGGTTTGGTAGAAGTAACACATTTCTTTAGTATTTATATCCGACTTGCTTTAATAGATTAGTCATTATTATATGACAAAATGATCTGTTACCATTATGTAATGAGAGGCTGTATGACTGTGCACATAAGAAATACAATCTTTAAGAGCTCCAATTCAGATCCATAATCTGAGTTTTTCATGTTACATTTACAACTGTAAACATCAAAatctgaaagttgtttttttttaatgtaatccATTAAAGCCAACCTCATAAACCAAGCTCCAATGATGACAGTGATGCGTGGCCCAAACCGTCGCTCAAGGACACCCCCAAAGTACATTGATGTACCCTGACCCATGCCAGTAACAGCAAAGATCCATACACTGTCTGTGTATTGAAGATCTGGGGAACTGTGCTTTCGGATGTAAGAAGTCAAGTAAGGAGAGAGGTTACCTGGGAAAAAAGTTGTATGTATCATTaagtaaattaattataaacttAAGTCTTAAGtaatcagcaaatccttaggaaggcATCCCATATTCTCACTATTCCTGATCATGTGCTGGCAATGTTCTCACTCTTGCGGTCTGGCCGCAGATATGCAACGTTTGCTTGCTGAACAAATCATTACCGTgactcattcattccacatgCAATACACAGGCCTTGATGTTGTGCTAGCCTAAGGTGACCTAATGCAGTGCATAACTGTACCTACTATTgctgtgtaaataataataaatgcaaaatatgtgCACACATATAAGTAAAGAATTTATTCACCGTAGTCaattaatatatgtatgtagTTATCTGTATATGAGCACTACCTCTAGCTACctttgtggattaataaagttgtattaaaaaataattttgggggTAAGTGATCTCAATTTCCTCTGGTTCATGATGCTGTATAACAGTTGcagtttgtgcatgtgtgtgtttgtgagagagagtgggaggggTGGAGTTGGGATATAATTGTGTCAGCACATGTGgctgcatattttaaaattcgCCTTTCTTCTTATTCTCAATGAATTAAGCCCCT encodes the following:
- the LOC112554856 gene encoding LOW QUALITY PROTEIN: uncharacterized protein LOC112554856 (The sequence of the model RefSeq protein was modified relative to this genomic sequence to represent the inferred CDS: deleted 1 base in 1 codon), coding for MASAYRGWLTVAGGVLIHLTLGTLYTFGNLSPYLTSYIRKHSSPDLQYTDSVWIFAVTGMGQGTSMYFGGVLERRFGPRITVIIGAWFMSLGVLLTYFTVQYSFEAAVVTYGLMFGLGIGVAYAVPIACGMRWLPKKKGLVSGCVVAGFGAGAFIFDQVQTAFINPDNKAPNETIAGEKYFSQEDVLERVPTIFLLLGGCYAAMQLLGVLLLSNPPPDYLESSYILLQPNNQNQPATVGVQDTSSPGDSKHSNDHTEDTASVGSNSDNDSGISSRTIQDEETESMPPQRMLKTRAFYTLWFIMLLNGQGVVFISSLYKAYGQTFIRNDSYMAWVGAFAAVCNGGGRIIWGAVADRFSFKVAMLCMSCTFTSLMLTFGLTKLGAEAMFFIWVCLLFFGFSGTYSLLPTATARAFGPKYYSMNYGIVFTSQIISNATGALLTSQLKDQIGWFGLFYMVAGFSFMSFLLTTTFNVKNPDGLDI